TCGGGCGTGGTGACGTAGACCTCGCGCGGACGGTCGTCCGTCGACGGATGTCTTCCGGCCCGTGCCGGGTGCGGAACGGAGACGGCTTCCTCACGGTCGTCTTCGCCACCCGCGAATGGACCGGCGAAGGAGCGTGATACGCCCTGTCCGACCTGGTGGCGGAGTTGACGCTGCCCTAAGATCATCATGCATGAGCACTCTTGACGGTCAGAGGTTCGGTATCCAGATCGATGTCAGGGTGCGGCAGGCCGATCTTGGTCGAGACGGCTCGGCAAGCACGATCGGCATGGCCCGCTGGCTGGAAGACGCCCGGATCCGGCTGCGGCTGCACCGCTTCGAACGCCTCATCGGTAAGGGTGGGTTCGGGCCGTTCCAGATTTTGCTCGTCGGCCAACGGGTCAACCGGCTTGCTCCGGCCGGCCCGACCGGTATCCGCGTGCAAGTGCACACCGGCGTTCGCCGGGTCGGGCGCTCCTCATTCACGTTCGAACAGGTGATCATGGTCGACGGCAAGCATGTGGGCAGTGGCGACGCCACCGTCGTGCTGGTCGACAACTCGGGGCCGCTCCAGCTTCCGGACGAGCTGATCGCCGATCTCGACGAGATGCGGCTACCGGAGACAGGAACGTCGGCAGCTGCCCGTCCACACCCTGAGCGCCTGCAACGTGGCCACTACTCGTACTGGGCCACGCTGCGTTCGCGGATCGGTGACGTCGACTCCAACCAGCACGTCAACTTCATCGCACTGGCCACTTGGTACGACGAGGCCGTCGCTGCCTTCACCTCGCACTCGATGGGGACAAGTGGTGCGGGCCCGGTGCCAGATCTGCCCCCTTCGTCGTACCAGATCCAGTATCTCGGTGAGGTGACCTACCCGGGCGACTACGAGATCGGGCTCACGGTCCGCTCCGTCGACACCGACTCCGTGCACTACGAACTCGGTGTCTTCCACGACAGCACCTGCCTGAGCGTGGCCGACGCCATCGGCCCCCGCGGCGAACTGACCGCCGAAGCCCTGGAAGCGGCCCCGACGGCGGACTGACCACGGTCTCTCGGGGACAGGCCCGGGCTCATCCCGGCGTCGCGGCGCCACTGGCCCCGATCCGCGCCTGCTCGCGGCATCGGCACCATCGCCCGCACTCGGACCGTACGACGGACCGGGTGCGGGCGTTTTTTGTGGGCGGTGGTGGCGCGGTGGGGGCCAGCGGTGGGTGAGTGAGGCCGCCGGGCCGCCCGCGCCGTGGAGCAGGGTGTCCACCACCAGGGTGGCCAGCGGCGGGGCGGTGAACGGGGCGCTCACCACGGCGTCGTGGAACTGCCGTGTCGCCCACGCTCAGCGCGTCGACCAGGGCCTCGCGGGTCGCGAAACGCCGGTGGACCGTCGTACGGGCGACCCCCGCCGCCTCGGCGATCTGCTCCATCGTCGCCGCCGGACTGGCGCTCAGCACGCGTTCGGCGGCGGTCAGGATCGTCTGTACGGTCCGCTCCGCGTCCGCCCGCAGGGGCTTGGGTTTCTCCTGAAACTCCTCCCCGCCGTACGTACCACCCGCGCCGCGCTGCCCCATGTCGTCGAGCGGCGCGGAGCGGTCGTCAACATCTCGTCCAACGGCGCCCGTACACCGCACGCGGGCCCCGTCCCGTACACCACGTCGAAGGCGGCACTGACCGCGTTCGGCAAGGCACTGGCCGAGGAGTTCGGGCCGCAGGGCGTGCGGGTCAACACCGTGTCGCCCGGCGCCGTCCGTACGGAGATGTGGGAGAGCCCCGAGGGGTACGGTGCCGGGCTGGCCCGGTCGATGGGCGTGGAGCACCAGCAACTCCTGGCCCAACTCCCCGCCGCCACAGGGATGGTGACGGGCCGTCTCGTCCGGCCGGACGAGGTCGCCGCCCTCGTCGCCTACCTTGCCTCGCCCCTCGCGGGCAGCACCACCGGGGCCGACCACCTGATCGACGGGGGTGCGGTCAAGACCGTCTGACCGCGATCACCGCGCGGGTCACCGGTCACTGGTCGCGGCGCTGCGTCGCGAACACCGCCACGGCCGCCGCCCCCAGCGCCCACAGCGCGAACACGGTCCACGCCCCGCCCACCGTCCAGGGGAACGGGATCCCGGCGCCCCCGGCGTCGTAACGGATGTCGACCAGGCGCATCCACGCGCTGCTGGGCAGCGCGTGGTCCACCACGGCCGCCCAGTGGCGGTCGTCGGCGAAGACCAGCGGCACGACCAGCAGCACCACGACGACCGTGACCACGGTCGCCGCCCCGTGCCGCAGCAGCACCCCGAGGGCCATCCCGACGAGCCCGCACACCGGCGCGAGCAGCGCCGAGGCCACGACCACCCGCCAGGACCCCGGGTCGGCGATGGACACCCCCGCGTCGTGGCGCGCCAGGATCGCCTGGGACAGCCAGAACGAGAGGGCGGCGGTCACCGCCCCGAACACCGTCATGACCGTCGTGAGCACGCACACCTTGGCCGCCATCACCGAACGGCGGGCGGGGACGGCGGCGAACGTCGTACGGATCAGGCCGGTGCTGTACTCACCGGTGATCGCCACGGCCCCGATGGCACCGGCGGTGAGCATCATGAGGGTGCCCGCGTTGGTGGTGTAGGCGTACATGAGCGCGATCCCGCCGGCGACGAAGTCGGCGCGGTCGGCCGCGTTGTGCTCGGTCCAGTAGCGGTAACGGTCGTACGTGGCGCCCACGTTGAACGCGAGGACGACGAGCGTGCCGAGCACGTACGCCCACACCGTCGAGCGCAGGGACCACAGTTTGAGCCACTCGGAGGCGAGGAGGTCCCGGAAACGGGCGGGGGGTTCGGCGGCCGTCGCGCGGGCGGCGGGCGGCGTGGACACCGTGGTCATCGGGTCGCCCCCGGTTCCGGCATGGCGGGCCGCGCGCCGTACTCGACGCTGTCGGCGGTAAGTTCCATGAACGCCTCCTCCAGGGAGGACCGGCCGGAGGTCAACTCGCCCAGCATGATCCGGTGTTGGAAGGCGAGCTCGGCGACGCGCTCGCTGCTCAGGCCGGTCACGGCGAGCAGTTCACCCCGCCCGTCGCCGCCCGCCGGGGCGACGTCCGCGCCCTCGGCCGTCAGCAGTTCCGTCAGCTCGGCGCCCTGCCGGGTCCGTACGCTCACGCTCGACCTCGTGCCACGGGCCGCGAACTCCGCCAAGCTCTCCGCGGCGATCAGTTCACCCCGGCCGATGACGACCAACTCGTCGGCCGTGCTCTCCATCTCGGTCATCAGATGGCTGGAGACGAACACCGTGCGCCCCTCCCCGGCCAGCCGCCGGAACAGCCCCCGCACCCACTTCACCCCCTCCGGGTCGAGTCCGTTCAGCGGCTCGTCGAAGAGCAGCACCGGCGGATCGCCGAGCAGGGTGCCCGCGATGCCGAGCCGCTGCTTCATCCCGAGCGAGAACCCGCCGATCCGGCGCCGGGCGGCCCCGGTGAGCCCGACCTCCCGCAGCGCCTCGTCGACCCGTGATCGCGGGATGCGGTTGCTGCGGGCCAGCGCCGCGAGGTGCGCGGCGGCGGACCGCCCGCCGTGCACATCACCCGCGTCGAGCAGCGCGCCGACATGGCGCAACCCGCGCGGGCGCTCCCGGAAGGGACGGCCGTCGATGGTGACCGATCCGCCCGTGGGCTCGTTCAGGCCGAGGATCATCCGCAGGGTGGTGCTCTTGCCGGCTCCGTTGGGCCCGAGGAACCCGGTGACGAGCCCTGGGCGGACCGTG
The nucleotide sequence above comes from Streptomyces sp. NBC_01716. Encoded proteins:
- a CDS encoding ABC transporter permease; amino-acid sequence: MTTVSTPPAARATAAEPPARFRDLLASEWLKLWSLRSTVWAYVLGTLVVLAFNVGATYDRYRYWTEHNAADRADFVAGGIALMYAYTTNAGTLMMLTAGAIGAVAITGEYSTGLIRTTFAAVPARRSVMAAKVCVLTTVMTVFGAVTAALSFWLSQAILARHDAGVSIADPGSWRVVVASALLAPVCGLVGMALGVLLRHGAATVVTVVVVLLVVPLVFADDRHWAAVVDHALPSSAWMRLVDIRYDAGGAGIPFPWTVGGAWTVFALWALGAAAVAVFATQRRDQ
- a CDS encoding helix-turn-helix domain-containing protein is translated as MEQIAEAAGVARTTVHRRFATREALVDALSVGDTAVPRRRGERPVHRPAAGHPGGGHPAPRRGRPGGLTHPPLAPTAPPPPTKNARTRSVVRSECGRWCRCREQARIGASGAATPG
- a CDS encoding acyl-CoA thioesterase: MSTLDGQRFGIQIDVRVRQADLGRDGSASTIGMARWLEDARIRLRLHRFERLIGKGGFGPFQILLVGQRVNRLAPAGPTGIRVQVHTGVRRVGRSSFTFEQVIMVDGKHVGSGDATVVLVDNSGPLQLPDELIADLDEMRLPETGTSAAARPHPERLQRGHYSYWATLRSRIGDVDSNQHVNFIALATWYDEAVAAFTSHSMGTSGAGPVPDLPPSSYQIQYLGEVTYPGDYEIGLTVRSVDTDSVHYELGVFHDSTCLSVADAIGPRGELTAEALEAAPTAD
- a CDS encoding SDR family NAD(P)-dependent oxidoreductase: MDRRTGDPRRLGDLLHRRRRTGAQHAFGGGQDRLYGPLRVRPQGLGFLLKLLPAVRTTRAALPHVVERRGAVVNISSNGARTPHAGPVPYTTSKAALTAFGKALAEEFGPQGVRVNTVSPGAVRTEMWESPEGYGAGLARSMGVEHQQLLAQLPAATGMVTGRLVRPDEVAALVAYLASPLAGSTTGADHLIDGGAVKTV
- a CDS encoding ABC transporter ATP-binding protein, translated to MIEVNELTKRYGGTTAVKDLSFTVRPGLVTGFLGPNGAGKSTTLRMILGLNEPTGGSVTIDGRPFRERPRGLRHVGALLDAGDVHGGRSAAAHLAALARSNRIPRSRVDEALREVGLTGAARRRIGGFSLGMKQRLGIAGTLLGDPPVLLFDEPLNGLDPEGVKWVRGLFRRLAGEGRTVFVSSHLMTEMESTADELVVIGRGELIAAESLAEFAARGTRSSVSVRTRQGAELTELLTAEGADVAPAGGDGRGELLAVTGLSSERVAELAFQHRIMLGELTSGRSSLEEAFMELTADSVEYGARPAMPEPGATR